From one Vicia villosa cultivar HV-30 ecotype Madison, WI unplaced genomic scaffold, Vvil1.0 ctg.000032F_1_1_3, whole genome shotgun sequence genomic stretch:
- the LOC131622540 gene encoding dof zinc finger protein DOF1.2-like — MFQQRLNNNITSSELDQMLHMLSSSSFSNPMPFSTTSMDQSNSKWKPHVEIAPNCPRCASTNTKFCYYNNYSLSQPRYFCKGCRRYWTKGGSLRNVPVGGGCRKHRRGRVVRNSQTGHLSTDGSDSVDGDQQNQNNVSRDIDMAVVFAKFLNQNTSSTHGDHGEIETESEANNNNGSTSSNNMNNLSSTPDSTETENDAVVQLQPDAMVVNGDPFDPELSLSEFEGFLGVDEDVVQDVLWHDSSDAMMVSTWQQQPSSMMQMEMDYSMPLPLNEGDNIHDQLLLPVTVNSNSASGNLINESWNTSWDCFDLSTMEVFSSNSRP, encoded by the coding sequence ATGTTCCAACAAAGACTTAACAATAATATTACTAGTAGCGAGCTAGATCAAATGTTGCATATGCtatcctcttcttctttttctaatCCCATGCcattctcaacaacttcaatGGACCAATCAAATTCCAAGTGGAAACCACATGTTGAAATAGCTCCGAATTGTCCTCGTTGCGCTTCGACAAACACTAAATTCTGTTACTACAATAATTACAGCCTCTCGCAGCCGCGGTATTTCTGTAAAGGCTGTAGGCGTTATTGGACGAAAGGCGGCTCTCTTCGAAATGTCCCTGTTGGAGGTGGCTGTCGCAAACATCGTCGTGGAAGGGTGGTCAGAAATTCACAAACTGGCCACCTTTCCACAGATGGCTCTGATTCTGTTGATGGTGATCAACAGAATCAAAATAATGTTTCACGCGATATAGATATGGCCGTTGTTTTCGCCAAATTCTTAAACCAAAACACAAGTAGTACTCATGGTGATCATGGGGAAATAGAAACCGAGAGTGAGGCTAACAATAATAATGGATCAACTTCTTCCAACAATATGAACAATTTGTCGTCGACACCGGACAGCACTGAAACTGAGAATGATGCAGTGGTCCAGCTCCAGCCTGATGCAATGGTTGTAAATGGGGATCCTTTTGATCCGGAATTGAGTTTGAGTGAGTTTGAGGGGTTTCTGGGTGTTGATGAAGATGTGGTTCAAGATGTTCTATGGCATGATTCTTCTGATGCTATGATGGTGTCAACATGGCAACaacaaccatcatccatgatgcAAATGGAGATGGATTACTCTATGCCATTGCCATTAAATGAGGGTGATAATATTCATGACCAATTATTATTACCTGTTACTGTCAATTCAAATTCTGCTAGTGGCAATTTGATAAATGAGAGTTGGAACACTTCTTGGGATTGTTTTGATCTTTCAACCATGGAAGTTTTCTCGTCGAACTCAAGACCTTAA